The following coding sequences lie in one Komagataeibacter sucrofermentans DSM 15973 genomic window:
- a CDS encoding DHA2 family efflux MFS transporter permease subunit produces the protein MATLDTSIVNSALPTIQGEIGASSSEGTWVTTAYLVAEIVMIPLAGWFERIFKLRNFLLIAAVLFTIFSMWCGLSPNLLHMIIGRVGQGFTGGAMIPTAMTIVATRLPPAQRPVGIALFGMTAVLGPVIGPVIGGWLTENLSWHYAFFLNLPISIGLGVLLFVGLPAGKIDWGAFRETDYYGLAGLIMGLGGLTVVLEEGQRERWFESDMIRELSIMCVIGMALLVIGQFRSPRPVIHLKILLQKSFFGVFILSLGVGGALYGILYLIPQFLAAVPDYNSEQSGLVAAISGVPTLLMLAVFPILVRKLDIRFAIGFGMFLYVVSCFMNAHLSPDSTGEHFFWSQVVRGFAQFFSLLFLNQAATSAVPMQYAEDASGLFNAARNLGGSFGLAAVATLHDRRLDLHTARLEETVTANSLAGQDFVQHFGLARLSALITRQATVMTYSDLFWIFGIALLAMLPLVMLIKPLPKDAGMTVG, from the coding sequence ATGGCAACGCTTGACACCTCCATCGTCAACTCAGCCCTGCCCACCATCCAGGGTGAGATCGGGGCCAGCAGCAGCGAGGGCACATGGGTCACCACCGCCTATCTGGTGGCCGAGATTGTCATGATTCCGCTGGCGGGCTGGTTCGAGCGCATCTTCAAGCTGCGCAACTTCCTGCTCATCGCCGCCGTGCTGTTCACCATCTTTTCCATGTGGTGCGGGCTGTCGCCCAACCTGCTGCACATGATCATCGGCCGCGTGGGCCAGGGGTTTACGGGTGGGGCGATGATCCCCACCGCCATGACCATCGTGGCCACCCGCCTGCCGCCCGCCCAGCGCCCGGTGGGCATTGCGCTGTTTGGCATGACCGCCGTGCTCGGCCCCGTGATCGGGCCGGTAATTGGCGGCTGGCTGACCGAAAACCTGAGCTGGCATTACGCCTTCTTCCTCAACCTGCCCATCAGCATCGGGCTTGGGGTGCTGCTGTTCGTGGGGCTGCCTGCGGGCAAGATCGACTGGGGCGCGTTTCGTGAGACGGATTATTACGGGCTGGCGGGCCTGATCATGGGGCTCGGCGGCCTGACCGTGGTGCTGGAGGAAGGGCAGCGCGAACGCTGGTTTGAATCCGACATGATCCGTGAACTCAGCATCATGTGCGTGATTGGCATGGCGCTGCTGGTTATTGGGCAGTTCCGCTCGCCCCGGCCGGTCATTCACCTTAAAATACTGCTGCAAAAGAGCTTTTTTGGCGTGTTCATCCTCAGCCTGGGGGTGGGCGGCGCGCTTTATGGCATCCTGTATCTCATACCGCAGTTCCTTGCCGCCGTGCCGGACTACAATTCCGAGCAGTCGGGCCTGGTCGCGGCCATAAGCGGCGTGCCCACGCTGCTCATGCTGGCGGTGTTCCCCATTCTGGTGCGCAAGCTCGACATCCGCTTCGCCATTGGCTTTGGCATGTTCCTGTATGTGGTGAGCTGCTTCATGAACGCCCACCTCTCGCCCGATAGTACGGGCGAGCACTTCTTCTGGTCGCAGGTGGTGCGTGGGTTTGCGCAGTTCTTCTCGCTCCTGTTCCTCAACCAGGCTGCGACCAGCGCCGTGCCCATGCAGTATGCCGAGGATGCATCCGGCCTGTTCAACGCCGCGCGTAACCTTGGCGGCTCGTTCGGGCTGGCGGCGGTGGCCACCCTGCATGACCGCAGGCTGGACCTGCACACCGCCCGCCTGGAGGAAACGGTCACCGCCAACTCCCTGGCCGGGCAGGACTTCGTGCAGCATTTTGGCCTCGCCCGCCTGAGCGCGCTCATTACCCGGCAGGCCACGGTCATGACCTATAGCGACCTGTTCTGGATATTTGGCATAGCATTGCTGGCCATGCTGCCGCTGGTCATGCTCATCAAACCCCTACCCAAAGACGCCGGCATGACGGTGGGATGA